Genomic DNA from Hymenobacter jejuensis:
TCGAGTTCAGCGCGCAACACGCGCTCTTTGGTTACCTCATTTCCTACAAACAGAATGGTGGCCACCCGCAGCGTCGCGTATTCCGGGCACTGCGCCCGAACCAAACTGTCGAGAGATGAAACTCTGAGAGTATCCGTAGAAGTCGCCTTCGGGGCCGGCAGACAGCTCAGCAGTACGGAAAGTAAACAAACAAGCACTTAGGGAGGAGTTATGGCGGGTAGATGCTGAGCCAGTGAATTGAGGTGAGCTTCAATTAGCAATCCGGAACTCAACATTCAAAATTCATAACACCTTTATTATCAAAGACTTAGATACTTAAGAAGCGCATCAAAACGCTCTTGCTCATTCTCGCTGATTTCGCCCGCTCCGGCAAATTGCGCTGTGATAACGTAGCCAAATCGCTCGAGCGTGGCGATGATGCGGGTCAGGTTGGCCGTGTTGAGCTTGAGCGTGAGCCGGATTTTGTAAGGATCGTTTTCGTCCTGCGCGACGTGGGAGCTCAAGATTTTGGCGTTGTTTTCTTCAACGTACCGGCTGATCTGCGTCAGGGAATAGTCGCGCTCGTCCATTGAAAGGACGAGGATGCCTCCCTGCCCAGCCCCGATGGTCAATTGCCCAAACGCGGCAATGGTGTCGCCTACGGTCACGACTCCCATATACTCGTGCTGATCGTCGAGCACGGGCACCAGTTGCAATTTGTTTTGAATTGCCATCTCCATCACGCTGTAAAAATGCTGGTCGCGCTGCACATGCACGTTGGCGTAGCCGAAAGGCACGGCAGCCAGCAGTTGGGTAGAATTCTCGTAATCCAGCAGATCGCTTTCCGTGATCAGGCCGCGATATTGGCGGTTTTCGAGCACGGGAAGCTGGCCGACGTGAAATTCTCCAAGCCACTTCGCCGCCTTCCCGGCCGAATCCGAGACCTTGAGCGGCGGAATCATTTGATTTATCAATTCTTCGGCAATCATCGATGCAGCAGCGAAAAGCGGGAGAAAGGTGAAGGGCAGACCAGCGGACGAACCCCCTCAATAAGCCTTGAATATAGGACAATGTTCAACGCGGCGTAACAATACCCTGTTCTTTCTTCGGCGACTATCGGCTAATGGCTTGTTCGGTGGGTTGCTGAAGAAACTGTCGGAGCAGGCCATTAAATTCCTTCGGGCGCTCCATCATGGGGGCATGGCAACAATGGTCGAGGAAGCGCAACTCGGAATGTGGGATGAGCCGGTGAAACTCGTGCGCTACTAGGGGCGGCGTAATCGTATCGTTTAGGCCCCACACAAGCAAGGTGGGGGCTTTTATTTTACCCAGCTCCTTGCTCAGATTATGCCGTTGCGCCGAACGAGCTATCGCGATGATACGCAGGCATTTAGCATTTGAGTTGGTAACGTTGAATACTTCGTCTACCAGCTCTTTGGTGGCCACAGCCGGATCGTAGAAGGTGTAGGCAACTTTTTCCTGCACGTAGGCATAATTGCCGCGCTTGGGGAAGGAGCCGCCCATGGAGTCTTCAAACAGGCCGCTGCTGCCCGTGAGCACCAGCCGCGCCACACGCCCGGGATTGCGCAGAGTATACACAAGCGCCACATGGCCGCCCAGCGAGTTGCCCAACACGGTAGCCGGCTCCGTCAGGCCAAGCTCGGCGAGGAAGTCTTCCACAAAATTTACCAGCCCCGGCACGCCGGCTTTGGTGAGGGGCATATCGTAAATGGGCAACAGCGGGATAATGACGCGGTAATCGTTCTGAAATTCCTCGACTACGTCCTGCCAGTTGCTCAGGGCGCCGAACAGGCCGTGCAGGAGCAGCAACACGTCGCCGGTGCCCTCGTCCACGTACTCAAATCCGTTTCGTTCCTTAATCAGCAAATCCATATGTTCAGGGGCGGACGGGCGCCAGATTGAGCGGCAACCCCTCCTGTGCAATGATACAACACTTGACCCAATTGCCCAGAATGGCGAGCCCGTGGGTCGTGAGCAGGGCTTCGGGGTGAAATTGAACACCGTACAGCGGTAAGCTACGGTGCCGGAAGGCCATGAGTTCGCGGTGGTCGTCGGCGGTGTAGGCCAACGGCACTAGGTGCGCCGGCAACTCTTTGAGTACCAAAGAGTGATACCGGGTAACCGAAAGTTGCATGGGCAGGCCCGCGAAAAGCGCTTCATCGGGCACTGCCTCTATCTCCGAGACTTTTCCGTGCATCGGCCGCGCCGCCCGCGTAAGCCGCGCCCCGAAGAACTCGCCCAACGCCTGATGCCCCAAGCACACGCCCAGAATAGGTACCCGGCGGTGATATTCAGCGATGGCGGCAGGCATCACACCGGCGTCGGCGGGGTGGCCGGGCCCAGGCGAAAGTACCAGGGCGTCGAACGTCTGCGCTTGTAGTTCGGCTAGCGGCACATCGTTGCGCAGCACCTGCACCGTCGCGCCGAGCTGCCGGAAGTAGTCGAGCAGGTTGTAGGTAAACGAATCGAAGTTATCGAGCAGCAGGATTTGCACGAGCCAGGCAAACGAGAATTGCAGACGCAAACGGCACCAGAGAGACAATATATAACTAAATGACAATCAGATAGTTATATAAGTATCAAAATACCCCGCGCAGTTTGTTTAATAGGGTGCCCGCGAACGGCAATACGAAACCAACCACGCCGAGGGCAAACGGAGTGGCTTGCTGTACCACCGGCAACACCTGCGACTCTGCAACCAGCGAAGGCGAAAGTAGTTTCAAACCCGCCAAACCCAGTCCGTGCAGCAACAAGCTCAGGCCAAGCACCCACTTCACAACGCCCGCCGCGCCACCCAGCACATTATCGAGCACGCCCAGCGGCGTGAGGTGCACAGCCGTTTTCAAAAAGCCGCCTAGTAAATGCACCCCCCAGACAATAAGGGCGAAAACCAAGACGAATGACACCAGCGGCAACGCCCCAAAGGCGTCGCCCACGTAGTGTCGCACCAACGGAATAGCGTCGTTGAGCAGCATCAGGCCGCCCACTACCCCCAACACAAAAGCCAGCAGCGAGGCTACTTCCAGCACCAAACCGCGCCGAAAACCTTTGACGGCACCAACGCCCAGCGGCAGCAAAAGCAGGATATCAAAGCCGGACATTTTTCTGGGCAGAGCGAAGAACAAGGAATGAAGAATTGTGCAGATGCTATGCACCCTCGTTCTTCATTCCTTATTCTTTCTTCGTTTATAAGTTGGTGTTATTCAGCAAGTTACTTACTACTTGCGAAATCATGCGGCCGTCGGCCTGGCCCGAAAGCTCGCGGGCAGCTACGCCCATTACTTTGCCCATGTCGGAAGGGCCGGTAGCCCCTACTCGCTGGACGATTTCGACCAGCTTTTCGATCAGATCGGCTTCGGAGAGCTGCTGAGGCAAGTACTCCTCAATGATGGCCAACTCGGCTAGCTCGGTTTCTTCCAGGTCGGAGCGAAATTGCTTTTGGTAGGTTTCGGCGGCTTCGCGGCGCTGTTTGGCGGCTTTGGTCAGGAGCTTGATTTCGGCGTCGGGCGTGAGGGCCGCGCCGTGCGCGCCTTCGGCGGTTTCGGCCAGCAAAATCTGCGATTTGATGCTGCGCAAGGCTTGCAGACGGATCTTGTCTTTAGCCAGCATGGCCTTTTTGATATCAGCGTCGATGGTTTCTTTCAGGGCCATTGGGAAAGGAAATGGAGCGTGGGAAGGAAGGATGGCAAGGCCGCAATGCGCAAGCCACCTGGGCTCGTATATAGCCACTGTTACCGATATTTGTTTTACTAGCTGAGCCTACTCAGCGACTGCAACGTAATCAGCGGCAAACAGCGATCCATGACGAAACTAAGCGTAAACATAAATAAAATAGCCACGCTGCGGAATGCGCGCGGCCACAACCGCCCCGACCTGCTGCAGGTAGCCCTTGACTGTGAGCGCTTTGGCGCGCAAGGCATTACGGTGCATCCGCGGCCCGACGAACGCCACATTCGCTACCAAGACGTGCGCGACCTCAAGAAGATCGTGACCACCGAGCTTAACGTCGAAGGCAATCCGACCCCCGACTTTCTGGCCTTGGTACACGAAGTTCGGCCCGAGCAGGTGACCTTGGTGCCCGATGCGCCCGATGCCATCACCTCCAACGCCGGTTGGGATACGATTGAGCACCAAATTTATTTGCTGGGTGTTGTGACGGAGCTAAAGGCCATCGGCTGCCGGGTTTCCATCTTTCTCGATCCCGATCTGGCGATGGTGAAAGCCGCGTTGGCAACGGGCACCGACCGAATCGAGCTCTACACTGAAGCCTATGCGCAGCAATACGCCCAAAACCCCGCAGCGGCCCTCGCGCCGTACCGTGCGGCGGCCGAGCTGGCCAAAGAGCTAGGCATTGGACTGAATGCAGGCCATGATCTTGATTTAGAGAACCTTGCGTATCTGCACCAGAATTTACCCGGCCTGGAAGAAGTAAGCATCGGGCACGCGCTCATCTGCGATGCGTTGTACCTGGGGCTTGAGAATACCATTCAGCTGTACCGCCGGCAACTACAATAACCCTTACGTTCCTTTATGCCTCGTCTCTCCCTCCCCGACTTTCTAACCGGCCCTACCGAAGCGCCCATCCTGGATGCGCGAGCGCCGGTGGAATATGCGCAGGGCCACATACCGGGGGCAGTCAGCTTTCCGCTATTCTCCGACGAGGAAAGAGCCCGCATTGGCACTACTTACAAGCAAGTAAGCAAGGACAAAGCCGTGCTGCTGGGCCTCGATTTCTTCGGCCCCAAGATGAGCCGAATGGTAAAACAGGCGCAAAAAATCGCCCCCGACAGGCAGGTGCGGTTGCATTGCTGGCGCGGCGGCATGCGCAGCGGTGCCGTGCAGTGGCTCCTGGAACTAGCTGGTTTTCAGGTTTCTCTGCTCGACAAAGGCTACAAAGAATATCGGCACTGGGCACTGGCGCAGTTTGCGCAGCCTCGCTCCATGCTGGTGCTGGGCGGCCTGACGGGTTCGGGCAAAACCGATGTATTGCATGAACTGATCCGCCAAGGCGAATCGGTGATTGATCTGGAAGGCATTGCCCACCACAAAGGATCTTCGTTTGGGGCCATTGGGTTGCCTCCGCAGCCCACGCCCGAGCAGTTTGAAAATAACCTTGCCTGGGAGTTGGACCGGTTACCGGCGCAGGCCGTGTCGTGGGTGGAAGACGAAAGCATTGCCATCGGGGCGGTGCCGGTGCCAAAACCCTTTTTCACTCAAATGCAGCAAGCGCCGTTGGTTGTGCTGGAAGTTCCACGCACGGCCCGAACACGCAAGCTGGCCGTAGAATATGGCAGCCAAGATCCGCAGCTACTCGGCGAAGCCATTCAGCGCATCAGCAAGCGCTTGGGCGGTTTGGCCACGAAAGAAGCACTGGCCGCTATTGAGGTAGGCGACATGGAAAAAATGGTCGACATCGCGCTTAGCTATTACGACAAAACCTACGGCTACGGCCTCACTGTCAAGCAAAACGTGCGCGTGGTGCGCGTACCCACCGACTCGACCGATGCCGCAGAAAACGCCGCGCGGGTGCTGTCGGCGGCGCGGCAGGCAGGATTGTACGCACTGGCCAAAACTTCGCTCGTTGGCAATGCCTCTTTCCTATCCTAAGCTGCGCGTAGCCCGCCCCACCGATAACATATTGCTAGTCAAGCAGTTCTATTGCGATGGATTGGGCTTGCAGGTTCTCAGCTCCTTCACCGACCATCAGGGCTTCGATGGCGTGATGCTGGGTCACCCGCAAGCGCCTTACCACCTGGAGTTTACGCATCAACAGGGGCACCGGGTGGGCCGGGCGCCTACTGCCGATAACCTGCTCGTCTTTTATTTACCGCACGCTGTCGAGTGGCAGGCGGCCGTACAACGCATGTTGGACCACGGGTATGCTGCTGTGCCCGCCTACAATCCTTATTGGGACGAGCGCGGGCGCACGTTCGAAGATCCTGACGGGTACCGCGTAGTTTTGCAACAAGCCGCTTGGGACCTTTAAGGGCTTACGTGGTTGTTCTCTGATATACTTAGCCAAAAAGCCTTCTGATGCCTTCTCAAATTCCCGCTTCCGAAACCTCGATCGAACAAGTCCGCCTCACCCAGTATAGCCACGGGGCTGGCTGCGGCTGCAAAATCGCGCCCAAGGTTCTGGATCAGATCCTGCACACCAGCATTCCCCAGCCCCACGACGATAAGTTGCTGGTTGGCAACAGCTCCCGCGACGACGCAGCGGTTTACGACATCGGCGGCGGACAGGCCTTGATTAGCACGACCGACTTTTTCATGCCCATCGTTGACGACGCCTACGACTTCGGGCGCATTGCCTCGGCCAACGCCATTTCCGACGTGTACGCCATGGGCGGGCGCCCCGTGATGGCCATTGCTATTCTGGGGTGGCCCATCGATAAGCTGGCGCCCGAAGTGGCCCGCCGGGTCATCGAAGGCAGCCGCAGCATTTGCCTGGAAGCCGGCATACCGCTGGCGGGTGGCCACAGCATCGACTCACCGGAGCCCATTTTTGGCCTCGCCGTGACCGGCATGCTCGACATCAAAAACCTTAAGCAAAATGACACCGCCACAGCCGGTTGCGAGCTGTATTTGACTAAGCCGCTGGGCGTAGGGATGCTTACCACAGCCCAGAAACGCGAGATTTTGCAGGACGAGCACGCCCACCTTGCTCCTCAGCAAATGATGCAGCTCAACAAAATTGGGGCAGAGCTAGGCCAGCTGGAAGCCGTGCGCGCCATGACCGACGTTACGGGCTTTGGTTTGCTAGGTCACCTTTCGGAAGTGTGTGAAGGCAGCAACCTGACGGCCGAAATCGACTTCGGCAAAGTGCCCCTGATTGCCGAAGCCGAAACCTATCGTTTGCAAAAGGCCATTCCGGGCGGCACGGTGCGCAACTGGGCCAGCTATCATCACAAAATCGGGGAACTGACCGACGAGCAGCGCGAGTGGCTCTGCGACCCCCAAACTTCGGGAGGCTTGCTGGTGTGCGTCGATCCGGCGGGCCGCGCCGAAGTGCAAGCCATCTTCCATCGCTACAACCTTGATCTTCAGCCTTTTGGCGTATTGCGCGAGCATCACACCGACGAGCCCTGGATTCAGGTTCGCTAACCGATGAAGTTTCTGCCGTTTTTGCGGCCGTTGCTAGAGTTTAGCTTCGCCGTACTTGCCATTATTCTGGGTCTGCGTTTCATCACCAGCTTTTTCAGCCGCGAAAGCAAGGTGTACCGCCCTATGTTTTTGCGGCAGCTTTACCTGCTGTTCTGGCCGCTGCTGTGCATGGGGGTAGGCCTGCCGTTTCTGGCGTCCTTTGTGTATTTGGGCAGCATTTCTTCGGCTTTCGAGTTGGTGCTCTTGCTGGCTCTGGCGTCCGTGGTGTTGGGCTTTTCGATACCGGCGCTGGTGCTGCACGCGCAGTATTACGCTCGCAATCTGCGCACTACGCTGGTTTTCGACCCGAAGCAGAACCGCTTGGAAGTATACGAAGGCCGCGTGCGAATTCCGTTTCGGCAAGCCGACATGGTGCGCGTCGAGCGTGTGACCTGCAAATCGCGGCGCTTGTTTTGGAGTAACTACGACTACGTGCGCCTGTACCTGCGCACCGGCGAAGTTCTAACTTTGACTTCCATCCTGACCAACTTAGAACCCTTAGCGGAGTTCTTGCGCAACACCAATCTGCAACACCGCGAAAGCTGGTTTTGCTTTGCATGATTTTTCATAAATAATTGATATTCAATTATTTATGAAATTTAACATTTCCTCTCTTATGCAACTACATTATCGCGAAATGGGCGCCGGATCGCCACTGGTGATTTTGCACGGCCTATTTGGGACTGCTGACAACTGGCAGACGCTGGCGCGGCGCTGGTCGGAGCGGCAGCGCGTCATTCTGGTTGACTTGCGCAACCACGGCCGCTCGCCCCACACGCCTGAGCACACGTACGAGCTCATGAGCCAAGATGTACTGGAACTGTTTGATAGTCTGCAGCTTACTAATGTCACGCTGCTTGGCCACAGCATGGGCGGCAAAGTGGCCATGCGCTTCGCCCTCGACCACCCGGAGAAGTTGGAGCGCCTTGTCGTGATGGACATCGCCCCGCGCCTTTCGGATATGCGCCACCAAGACGAAATTTTAGCCGGCCTTAACGCGGTTAATCTGAGCACGTTGCAGAGCCGCCAAGAAGCCGACGACGCGTTGGCGCGCTACATTCCGCAAGTGGACGTTCGGCAATTTTTGCTCAAAAACTTGTATCGGCGCGACGATAACTCGTTTGCGTGGCGCCAAAACCTGACGGCCCTCACCACCAACATGAGCCGGATTGGTGCGGAAATCATGGACGATCAGCCGTTTATGAAACCTACGCTGTTTATCCGCGGCGGCAAATCCGACTACATCAGTCCCGAAGACAAGCTCTACGGCATTCCGCAGCTGTTTCCAAACAGTCAGGTCGAAACCATACCCGATGCGGGCCATTGGGTACATGCCGAAGCACCGGATCGGGTGTTTGAGCTAGTAGATGCGTTCGCCCGACAATCAGATTCTATATAAAACGCTGATTGTTAATAATTTGCACAATTAGTTCGATTCATAGTCCTAATCCCCAGTCACCTTGTCCGGCACCCTCTATCTGATTCCTACCGTTTTGGCCGACGATACGGCGGCCCAAGTTTTGCCGGCACAGGTGGGGGCGCAGGTGGCCGCGCTCACGTATTTTCTGGTTGAAAATGCCCGAACAGCGCGGCGTTTTATCAAAAGTGTGGCCCCCGCGCAAGTTATTGAGGATCTGCGCATTGGCATCATCGACAAGGATTCCACTGAAGCCCAAATCAACGAAGCGCTGAAACCCGTAGCCGCCGGCCTCGACGCCGGCGTGATTTCGGAAGCGGGTTGCCCTGGCGTAGCCGATCCTGGCGCAGAGCTGGCGCGCGTAGCGCACCGGATGGGCATCAAGGTAGTGCCGCTGGTGGGTCCCTCGTCGCTGCTTCTGGCCCTGATGGCTTCGGGCATGAACGGCCAGAGCTTTGCTTTTCACGGCTACTTGCCTATCGAACGGGCCAAACGTATAACGGCACTCAAAAACCTCGAAGGACACTCGATCCGGCATCATCAGACGCAGCTTTTCATCGAAACGCCGTATCGCAACATGCAGCTGCTAGAAGATTTGCTGGCGAATCTGCAGCCTTCGACGCGGCTATGCATCGCCGCCAACCTAACGGCGCCCAACGAGTACGTGCGCACCGATACGGTAGCGGGCTGGAAGGGCAAACTACCTGAGATTCATAAGCAGCCGGCCGTCTTTCTGATCGGGCGGTAGCTTTAGGGTTATTTCATTAACTGAAATACCACCAGCGACGACACGTAAGCCAGCCCCGTCATGTAGAGCATCTGCATGATGGGCCAGCGCCAGCCTTTGGTTTCGCGGTACGTAGCAGCCAGCGTGCTCATGCATTGCATGGCAAACACATAGAAAACAAGCAGCGAAAACGCGCGGGCCGGCGTAAAAAACGGCTGGCCGTTTTCGTCTTTTTCGGCGGCCAACTTTTGCTGAACTGTGCTCATGTCAGCATCTTGGCCCACGCTGTAAATGGTGGAAATCGTACCTACGAATACTTCGCGCGCCGCGAAGGAAGTAATAAGCGCAATGCCAATTTTCCAGTCGAAGCCCAGCGGCCGAATCACCGGCTCGACGGTACGACCGAAAGTGCCGGCATACGAGTTTTCCAAGCGCTGAGAAGCGACCTGCATATCGACTTCCTTGGCGGTCAGGCCTTGTTGGGCGGCACTGGCGCGTACTCGCTGCTCGGCCCGCGCCATTGAATTACCGGGCCCATAAGAGGCTAATACCCAAAGAATTACGGATATAGCTACGATCACTTTGCCGGCTTGCAGTACAAAGGTCTTGACCTTTTCCACAATGGTAATGCCCACGTTTTTCCAACGCGGCCAGCGATACACCGGAAACTCCATGATGAAATAGCTTCGCTCCTTGCGCCGCAGCAACAGTTTGAGCGCTAACGCCGAGAAGATGGCCGCCAGAAAACCAAGCAAATACAAGCCCATCAGGGCTATGCCTTGCAAGTTGAAGATTCCTAACACTTTATGATCTGGCACCACCAGCGCAATCAGCACTGTGTAGACCGGAATGCGGGCCGAGCAACTCATCAGCGGGGTCACGAAAATCGTGATCATGCGGTCCTTCCAGTTCTCGATGGTACGGGCGCTCATGATGGCCGGCACGGCACACGCCACCCCCGAAATAAGGGGCACCACGCTTTTGCCGTTGAGCCCAAACTTGCGCATGATGCGGTCCATCATGAAGGTGACGCGGGCCATATAGCCGGTTTCCTCCAGCACCGCGATGAAGGCAAACAGCATCGCAATCTGCGGCACGAACATCAGCACACCGCCAAGGCCGGCCAATACGCCATCGGTCAGCAAGTCAATCAAGGGGCCGTGTAAATTGGCCTTGATCAAGGAGTTGACCCACGCCACGCCTTGGTCGATGAGGTCCATGGGGTATTGCGCCCAGGCAAAAATCGCCTGAAACATCAAGAACAAGACGCCAAAGAAAATCAGGTAGCCCCAGACCTTATGGGTCAGGACCCGATCGAGGCGGTTGCTGTAGGGCTCGTTGCGTTCGGTGCGCGTGACCGATACCGTATTGAGCAAAATGTCGTTGATGCGGGCGTAGCGGGCAATGGTTTCCTGCGCCTGCTGCGCCGTGGCGTCAAAGCCGTATTTCTGCGTTAGCTCTTCAACGTAAGCGCGCTCGTCGGCCGTCAGGAAATTGATCTGACGAAACTGATGCGCGTAATGCAGCGCCAGATAATCGTTGTGCAGATTGAAATAGTAGCGAATCTGCCGGATCATGGGCAGCAGATCCTCGTCGGGATCGTAGAAATGAACCGAAGGTGCTCCCAACTCCTGCGACATCACGATTTTGAGTGCAGCCACCCCGATACCTTTGCGGGCGTTCATCGGGATGATGGGCACGCCCAGTTCGCGCTGCAACGCCTCTACGTCGATTTTGACGCCGTGTTGCTCGGCCACGTCCATCATATTGAGCGCAAGCACAGCCGGCAGGCCCAAATCAGCTAACTGGGTAAACAGCAACAGGTTACGTCGGATATTAGACGCATCCGCCGTGATTACCACAAAGTCGGGGTACTGCTTGGAAGTCCGGTCGTAGAGCAGGTCGGTAATAACCTTTTCGTCCAAGCTTTTCGGGTACAGCGAGTACGTGCCGGGCAAGTCAATGATCTCGGCGCGGTGTTGCGGCGTAAGTTGGCTGACGCCCGTTTTGCGGTCGACGGTGACACCGGGGAAGTTGCCGACTTTCTGGTTGAGGCCCGTCAACTGGTTAAACAGCGACGATTTACCTGAATTGGGGTTGCCGATGAGCGCAATGCGCGTCAGAGTGCCGGGTAAGCGGGGCGAGGCAGCCTCCAACACAGCCGCAGAAACAGCTGCGCCCGTCGGGTTAGTGATAGTTGCTGCGCCGGCCATTCAAGCTACTCCTTCAACATGATGGTTGCGGCCTCGTTTACCCGCAACGACAGGGTATAATCCTCATCACCAAGCACTAATGTAATGGGGCAACCGAGGGGAGCCCGGCTGTTGAGGCGCACCGTAGTGCCCGGAATGCAGCCCATCTCCAATAGCTTGAGTGCCATTTCTGGGTCTTTGAGGCAGCAAATCGTCCCGCTTTCGCCGAGACTAAGATCTTTTACGCTGCGAGGCGCGACGGACTTGGCGGGTGTGGGGCGGGCGGGCACGGCGGTAGCTGTTATTTAGATTCTCTTTAAACAAAGGTACCACCCATTTAGGTTTCAGCCAACACTTAAGTTCGAGCGCTGCTTATGCGTGCCGGGCGCCTTATCATTATTCCAAAATCAAATTGCACATTTATAAATATTCTCAGAAGACTTGCAGATTATCAGGCAATTCATTGTAGTTTTGACATATAATAACTGTCAAGCTATGCTCAAACGATTACTCTCACTTGTTGCTTTTGCCTTGCTGGTTCCGGTGCTGAGTTTTGCTCAGGCCACCAAAATTTCTGGTCGCATCGTCGATCAGAAGACGAAGGAGCCGATTCCATTTGCTTCCATAGGCCTTCGGGAAGAACAAACCGGAGCTCTGACCAACGAGTACGGCTTCTTTCAGATTGCCGCTCCCGAAAAAAGCGCGCAGGACTCTCTGATCATCATGGCCTTGGGCTACGAGCGCAAAGCAGTGTTGGTGAAGAAAGGCGCCAACATGACCGACCTGATCATCGAAGTACCTAAGCGTCAGATCGTTCTGGGCGAGGTAACGGTAAAAGGCGGTAAAGTAAAAGATCTGGCTCTCGGGGCTAAGTCCAATACACCCGGCGAAGGCATGATTCAGGGCATGCCCGGCAGCCAATACGCATTTTTCGTGAAGAACGACAAGGGCAAAAAGCTGGGTAACGTGCGTACGGTGTCGTTCTACATCGGCGAAAACGGTTTTCCGCGGGAGCCTTTCCGCGTGCGATTGTACAAGGCCGATGGCAACTACAACTCGCCCAACACCGACTTGCTCATGGACAACGTGGTGGTATCGGCAGCCAAAGGCGGCGAATGGTACACCGTCGATCTGACGCAGTACAACATTACGGCTCCCGAAGAAGGCTTCTTTGTGGCGATGGAGTGGATCGTGAGCGGCGACAAGTTTTACACCACCAACTTCATGGACACCTACACACCCTACGGGCAGATTCTGCGTCCGACTTTCGAATTCAAAGAAAGCCGCACCTGGAACTACACCATCGGTCGGGGTTGGAGCCTGATTACGCTCGCCAACAATGGTTTACGCTACAACGCCATGATCCGGGCCGAAGTAGATATGATAAAGGACTAGGTTTCAGTATGTGCTGATAGGCTGTGTTTGTTGGAAGCCTAGTTCAAAAAAAGCCCGCTACAAAGCGGGCTTTTTTATTTTCCTGTCTTTTACATAAGTATTTGACAGCCAAATACTTATGTAAAACAACTTATTTGGTGCGTACCGCAATTTCTACGCGGCGGTTTTCCTGACGACCGCTGGCGGTAGCGTTGCTAGCCACGGGGTTCGACTCGCCCATCGGCTCGACGCTCACGCGGGCGTTGTCGAGTTTGCCATTTTGCACGAGCCAATTCTTCACGGCTTCGGCGCGTTGCTCGCTTAACTCTTTGTTATAGCTCTTATCACCGCGAGAATCGGCAAACCCCATCACGCGCACCTCATTGGACTTATAGCGCTGCCCAATGGAGGCCGAAATCTGCTGCAAAGTTTTGGACGCGCTGGGCTTGATGGTCGCCTTGTCGGTATCGAACAGCACTTTTTCGTCGACGCCATACACGCTGTACTCGTCATTGCCGCGCACCGAAACATCGGGCAGATTTACTTCCGGAAACTTCACATCCGAGAGCTTGGCTTTGGTCACTTCCCAAGCGTTGCTCATTTTGGAGCCGGCACTGTCGGTGGCAGCGCCGGCACTCTCACCTGTGCGGGCTACCACCGCCGTGTCGGCGGTGGCTTCGCTGAGTTGGTCTTTGGTTTCGGGCTTTTTCAGGTTGTCGCACGAGGCGAGCAGACCAGCAAGAGCTACTACGGAAAGCAGGGAATTTTTCATGATAAAAGGCATAGGGTGGAGAAAAACAACCGCAATGGTTACGCACTGCGCGGTCAATGGTTAATCTCCGGTGAGCCGACTGTTCGCTTTCCGGCCCGCCTGTACCTGCGAATCGCGCCGTTTACTCGGCGAAGAAAACGCGCTTTACGCGTTCGCTGACATTAGTAAGTAGCTCATACGGAATGGTGCCGATGCGCCGGGCCAGCTCCGTTAGAGGCAACGCTGCGCCAAAGATTATCGCCGTATCGCCGGCCTGCGCCAGCGGAATGTGCGTCACGTCGACCATGCACATATCCATGCAGACATTGCCTA
This window encodes:
- a CDS encoding carboxypeptidase-like regulatory domain-containing protein codes for the protein MLKRLLSLVAFALLVPVLSFAQATKISGRIVDQKTKEPIPFASIGLREEQTGALTNEYGFFQIAAPEKSAQDSLIIMALGYERKAVLVKKGANMTDLIIEVPKRQIVLGEVTVKGGKVKDLALGAKSNTPGEGMIQGMPGSQYAFFVKNDKGKKLGNVRTVSFYIGENGFPREPFRVRLYKADGNYNSPNTDLLMDNVVVSAAKGGEWYTVDLTQYNITAPEEGFFVAMEWIVSGDKFYTTNFMDTYTPYGQILRPTFEFKESRTWNYTIGRGWSLITLANNGLRYNAMIRAEVDMIKD
- a CDS encoding OmpA family protein — its product is MKNSLLSVVALAGLLASCDNLKKPETKDQLSEATADTAVVARTGESAGAATDSAGSKMSNAWEVTKAKLSDVKFPEVNLPDVSVRGNDEYSVYGVDEKVLFDTDKATIKPSASKTLQQISASIGQRYKSNEVRVMGFADSRGDKSYNKELSEQRAEAVKNWLVQNGKLDNARVSVEPMGESNPVASNATASGRQENRRVEIAVRTK